In Caproiciproducens sp. NJN-50, the following are encoded in one genomic region:
- a CDS encoding putative bifunctional diguanylate cyclase/phosphodiesterase: MTEQGASAISIEISAGLDSLNALSDQKVFSGGANSADVVSVLSQEAKKQHFHSVIYSDPSGSGISDTGRRLSAADEPYFIQAMKGIPNISGSQETSGPAGKIVLAAPILRGDSIKGVLIAFLNGIDQLRLTGGILTGETDYFCVLKKDGAILSGNLSGEDNLFSLLQPDGQEENLNSLRADFKDGTSGISELRIENSSIFAAYSEIQGTDGWIFLTADDYGRIFSRANSILLPSAVLFLLLTAALFLAFFYLFKLKKLNNETNIRNEEQKKYFTFFDPLTNLPNRKGIIREFDDWVEKCRKDSRNGGVLFLDVDNLRSMNNTFGHDAGDKLLCESAARLKKTVGSQDLVGRTGSDEFVVLVHGLNTEDSLEFFAKKIVRIFREPYLVNGMVIQLSCSVGALLLPQRKESQMAQQFEDILGRGEFILNKAKQTRKGSYILFNEDYGNLIDRQLRLERALKFSIENNELACYFQPQFNCLTKTITGFETLARWKSSEFGTISPVQFIPMAEKSGFIKEIGRHVVEEAFSFAKSMEGRKVTVSFNASPMELLEANYADYIISRFQYYGLAPNSVAVEVTESSLIESFEKVTKKLQMLKRHGILVYLDDFGTGFSSLTYLKDLPINAVKIDKSFIDEIVTKDVEKDIVRMIIKLAYRLNLEVIAEGVETEDQIRCVLGAGGHLVQGYFISRPVPREEVPLLFAQMEKQEDDTAGGGKGTPKKGPNIHRISPLPQ, translated from the coding sequence GTGACAGAGCAAGGAGCATCGGCAATTTCTATTGAAATTTCAGCCGGCCTGGACTCTCTGAACGCGCTGTCAGACCAGAAGGTTTTTTCCGGCGGGGCAAATTCCGCCGATGTCGTCAGCGTCCTCTCTCAGGAAGCGAAAAAACAACATTTTCATTCTGTGATATACTCCGATCCATCAGGTTCCGGAATATCGGATACAGGAAGGCGTCTGTCCGCCGCGGACGAACCTTATTTCATACAGGCCATGAAGGGAATTCCCAATATCTCAGGCAGCCAGGAGACATCCGGGCCGGCCGGGAAAATTGTTTTGGCCGCACCGATTTTACGCGGGGATTCCATAAAGGGCGTGCTGATTGCCTTTTTAAACGGGATTGATCAACTGCGGCTGACCGGCGGCATCCTAACCGGAGAAACGGATTATTTCTGTGTTTTGAAAAAAGACGGAGCAATCCTGTCCGGAAACCTTTCTGGAGAGGATAACCTTTTTAGCCTTTTGCAGCCTGACGGACAGGAAGAGAATCTGAACAGCCTCAGGGCGGATTTCAAGGATGGCACCTCCGGAATCAGCGAACTGCGGATAGAAAATTCATCTATCTTTGCAGCGTATTCCGAGATTCAGGGCACGGATGGCTGGATCTTCCTCACAGCGGACGATTACGGCCGCATTTTTTCGCGGGCAAACAGCATCCTTTTGCCAAGCGCAGTTCTCTTTTTGCTCCTGACCGCGGCGCTTTTTTTGGCTTTCTTTTATCTTTTCAAATTGAAGAAATTAAATAACGAAACGAACATCCGCAATGAAGAGCAAAAAAAATATTTTACTTTTTTTGATCCCCTCACCAATCTGCCGAATCGAAAGGGCATTATCAGGGAGTTTGACGATTGGGTTGAGAAATGCCGGAAAGACAGCCGGAACGGCGGCGTGCTGTTTTTAGACGTCGATAACCTTCGCTCCATGAACAACACTTTCGGACATGATGCCGGAGACAAGCTGCTCTGTGAGTCGGCGGCGCGGCTGAAGAAAACCGTGGGAAGTCAGGATCTGGTGGGGCGTACGGGCAGCGACGAATTCGTCGTTCTGGTCCATGGGCTGAATACGGAAGACAGCCTTGAGTTTTTCGCGAAAAAGATTGTCAGGATCTTTCGCGAGCCGTATTTGGTGAATGGCATGGTTATACAGCTTTCCTGCAGCGTCGGAGCGCTTTTGCTTCCCCAACGGAAAGAAAGTCAGATGGCCCAGCAGTTTGAAGATATCCTCGGCAGAGGGGAATTTATTTTGAACAAAGCAAAACAGACCCGCAAGGGGAGCTACATCCTTTTTAATGAAGACTACGGGAACCTGATCGACCGGCAGCTTCGCCTGGAGCGTGCTTTAAAATTTTCCATTGAGAATAACGAGCTGGCATGTTATTTTCAACCCCAATTTAACTGCCTCACCAAAACCATTACAGGATTTGAGACCCTGGCGCGGTGGAAAAGCTCGGAATTCGGAACGATTTCTCCTGTCCAGTTCATTCCGATGGCGGAGAAATCCGGATTTATCAAAGAGATCGGCCGCCATGTCGTCGAAGAGGCGTTCTCTTTTGCGAAAAGCATGGAAGGCCGCAAGGTGACGGTTTCCTTCAACGCTTCGCCCATGGAACTGCTGGAGGCAAATTACGCCGACTACATTATCAGCAGATTCCAATATTATGGACTGGCTCCGAACAGCGTTGCGGTCGAGGTTACCGAATCCAGCCTGATCGAATCCTTTGAGAAGGTTACAAAAAAGCTGCAGATGTTGAAGCGGCATGGCATTTTAGTTTATCTGGATGATTTCGGAACGGGATTTTCCTCCCTGACCTACCTGAAGGACCTCCCGATCAACGCGGTGAAAATCGACAAAAGCTTCATTGATGAAATCGTGACGAAAGATGTCGAGAAAGACATTGTGCGCATGATCATCAAGCTTGCCTACAGACTGAACCTGGAAGTCATTGCGGAGGGGGTTGAGACCGAAGACCAGATCCGCTGTGTTTTGGGAGCGGGGGGCCATTTGGTGCAGGGATATTTCATCAGCCGCCCCGTTCCGCGGGAAGAAGTTCCTCTGCTTTTTGCCCAAATGGAAAAACAGGAGGACGACACTGCCGGCGGGGGGAAAGGCACCCCGAAAAAAGGGCCGAACATTCACCGGATTTCGCCTTTGCCGCAGTAG